A stretch of the Enoplosus armatus isolate fEnoArm2 chromosome 13, fEnoArm2.hap1, whole genome shotgun sequence genome encodes the following:
- the LOC139295455 gene encoding olfactory receptor 1-like: MGPEEKAATIFNATFIRPAEFYLSGFSNIPHVEYFYVFLCFVYIMTVFGNGLLLTVIYLVKTLHTPKYMIVFNLALTDLCGSTALIPKLLDSFLFDRRYIVYEACLSYMFFVLFFGSVQSWTLVVMAYDRFIAICFPLRYHSIVTIPAIAVMLLFAWVFLLSLVSFTVGLIDRLSFCRSLVVNSFFCDHGPVYRLACNDTSLNYMVANVAFMIILCIPLVLIALTYVCISIALSRVASGEERVKALKTCTSHLILVAIFFLPIVGTNIATLASYIHPNARIINSSLTHTLPALLNPIIYSLKTEEVLNSIKKLCKRNKISNRTSSKKVNSVSLLY; encoded by the coding sequence ATGGGCCCAGAAGAGAAAGCTGCTACCATATTTAATGCCACATTTATCCGGCCAGCAGAATTCTATCTGAGTGGGTTTTCCAACATCCCTCATGTTGAGTATTTCtatgtgttcctgtgttttgtgtatatCATGACTGTTTTTGGGAATGGCCTCCTCCTCACAGTTATTTACCTTGTCAAGACTCTTCATACTCCTAAATACATGATTGTGTTCAACCTGGCTTTGACAGATTTGTGTGGGAGCACTGCTCTCATCCCAAAACTCTTAGACTCGTTCTTGTTTGACAGGAGATACATTGTCTATGAGGCTTGTTTAAGTTatatgttctttgttttgttctttggaAGTGTGCAGTCATGGACACTTGTCGTAATGGCATATGACAGATTTATAGCAATTTGCTTCCCTTTAAGGTACCATAGTATTGTAACAATACCAGCTATTGCTGtaatgctgctgtttgcttgGGTTTTTTTATTGAGTCTTGTATCATTTACTGTTGGGCTCATTGATCGCCTCTCCTTCTGTAGATCTTTGGTGGTAAACAGCTTCTTCTGTGATCATGGACCAGTATATCGTCTGGCCTGTAATGACACGTCTTTAAATTACATGGTGGCAAATGTTGCTTTCATGATAATCCTCTGTATTCCTCTTGTGTTGATAGCGTTGACATATGTTTGCATTTCCATAGCACTGAGCAGGGTTGCATCAGGAGAGGAACGAGTCAAAGCATTGAAAACTTGTACTTCTCACCTGATTCTTGTAGCTATTTTCTTCCTACCAATTGTAGGCACCAATATAGCTACATTGGCCTCTTACATCCATCCTAATGCCAGGATCATAAACTCTTCTTTGACACACACCTTACCAGCTTTACTCAATCCCATTATATACTCTTTAAAGACAGAAGAAGTGCTGAACTCTATCAAGAAGCTTTGCAAAAGAAACAAGATTAGCAACAGAACCTCGTCCAAAAAGGTGAACTCTGTATCATTGCTGTATTGA
- the LOC139295457 gene encoding olfactory receptor 1E16-like, whose protein sequence is MEFFNSALGKNITFVRPAYFIISGFIGIPHIKYYYVFLLFIYIVSVLGNTIVMTVIILDHNLRTPKYIVVFNLAFVDLFGSSALVPKVLDIFLFNHRYISYNDCLAFLFFCFTCLSMQSFNLVALSYDRLIAIIFPLHYQVKVTHRFMLSLIAFFWLFAITITLIAVGLLTRLSFCKSVVINSYFCDHGPVYRLGCNDITPNRAIAGLSSNIILWIPLIFILASYCGIAYALSRISTAKERVKAFKTCAGHLSLVAIYFLPVIFVYRFGGSIHPNARIINLSLTTVIPPMLNPIIYVLQTQEIKKSLKKMLKIRVQSKIAKEN, encoded by the coding sequence atggAGTTTTTCAACTCAGCTCTTGGGAAAAACATCACCTTTGTGCGTCCTGCATATTTCATAATAAGTGGTTTCATTGGCATACCTCACATTAAGTATTACTATGTCTTtctcttgtttatttatattgtttcgGTGCTCGGAAACACAATTGTGATGACTGTAATAATCCTGGACCATAATCTGAGAACTCCAAAAtacattgtagtttttaatttAGCTTTTGTGGACCTGTTTGGTAGTTCTGCTCTGGTGCCGAAGGTTcttgatatttttctgtttaaccATCGCTACATCTCCTACAACGACTGCTTGGcattcctttttttctgcttcaccTGCCTTTCAATGCAGTCATTTAATCTGGTTGCACTCTCCTATGACAGACTGATAGCCATCATCTTCCCACTGCACTATCAAGTGAAGGTGACCCACAGGTTCATGCTGTCTTTGATTGCGTTTTTCTGGCTCTTTGCTATTACTATTACACTTATTGCAGTTGGCCTTCTCACAAGACTTTCTTTCTGTAAGTCTGTGGTTATTAACAGCTATTTCTGTGACCATGGCCCAGTATACCGGCTTGGCTGCAATGATATTACCCCCAACCGTGCAATTGCTGGTTTGTCATCAAATATTATTCTTTGGATTCCACTGATATTTATCTTGGCAAGTTACTGTGGTATTGCCTATGCTTTGTCAAGAATTTCCACAGCtaaagagagagtgaaggcCTTTAAAACCTGCGCGGGTCACCTTTCACTTGTGGCAATCTATTTCCTCCCTGTCATATTTGTGTATCGCTTTGGAGGATCAATACATCCAAATGCCAGGATCATAAACCTGTCTCTGACTACTGTCATCCCACCCATGTTGAACCCAATCATTTATGTTCTACAGACACAAGAAATCAAAAAATCGTTGAAAAAGATGTTGAAAATCAGAGTGCAATCCAAAAttgcaaaagaaaattaa
- the LOC139295816 gene encoding olfactory receptor 1f45-like — MEFFNSALGKNISFVRPAYFIISGLSGIPNIEYYYVFLFFVYIVSLLGNTAVMAVIYLDHNLRTPKYIAVFNLAFVDLFGSSALVPKVLDIFLFDHRYISYSDCLAFLFFCYTCLSMQSFNLVALAYDRLIAIIFPLHYQVKVTHRFMLSLIVSFWVFVVIAVLITVGLLTRLSLCKSVVINSYFCDHGQIYRLSCNDHFPNYVISLLFPVVIFWLPLVFILLSYLYIGCTLAKVATVQQGLKAFKTCIAHLSLVVVYFIPLLIVFTLMEKIHPNARIVNLSLTSIFPPMLNPIIYVLQTQEIKESLKKLLKIRKQSRITLKKITIM; from the coding sequence ATGGAGTTTTTCAACTCAGCTCTTGGGAAAAACATCTCTTTTGTGCGTCCTGCATATTTCATAATAAGTGGTTTATCTGGCATCCCAAATATAGAATATTActatgtctttctcttttttgtttatattgtgtcACTACTGGGAAACACAGCTGTAATGGCCGTAATATATCTGGATCATAATCTGAGAACTCCAAAATATATTGCAGTTTTTAATTTAGCTTTTGTGGACCTGTTTGGTAGTTCTGCTCTGGTGCCGAAGGTTcttgatatttttctgtttgaccATCGCTACATCTCCTACAGCGACTGCTTGGcattcctttttttctgctaCACCTGCCTTTCAATGCAGTCATTTAATCTGGTTGCACTCGCCTATGACAGACTGATAGCTATCATCTTCCCACTGCACTATCAAGTGAAGGTGACCCACAGGTTCATGCTGTCTTTGATCGTCTCTTTCTGGGTATTTGTTGTAATTGCTGTACTAATTACAGTTGGCCTTCTTACAAGACTGTCCCTCTGTAAGTCTGTGGTTATTAACAGCTATTTCTGTGACCATGGCCAGATATACCGGCTTTCGTGCAATGACCATTTCCCCAATTATGTCATTAGTCTTTTGTTCCCTGTTGTTATTTTTTGGCTTCCACTCGTTTTTATCTTGTTAAGTTATCTATATATTGGCTGTACTTTGGCTAAAGTGGCCACAGTTCAACAAGGACTCAAGGCCTTTAAAACATGCATAGCTCATCTTTCATTGGTGGTAGTCTATTTCATCCCGCTGTTAATTGTATTTACCTTGATGGAAAAAATACACCCAAATGCCAGGATCGTAAACCTGTCTCTGACCTCCATCTTCCCTCCCATGTTGAACCCAATCATTTATGTTCTGCAGACACAAGAAATCAAAGAATCTCtaaaaaagttattaaaaatCAGAAAGCAGTCCAGAAttacattgaaaaaaataactaTAATGTGa
- the LOC139295813 gene encoding olfactory receptor 6C4-like, producing the protein MNLFNSGLGKNISFVRPAYFIISGLSGIPNIKYYYVFLFFVYIVSVLGNTAVMTVIYLDRNLRTPKYIAVFNLAFVDLFGSSALVPKVLDIFLFDHRYISYNDCLAFLFFCFTCLSMQALNLVALAYDRLIAIIFPLHYQVKVTHRFMLSLIVSFWVFVVTVVLIAAGLLTRLSFCKSVVINSYFCDHGQIYRLACNDYTPSFVISVLLPFLIIWLPLIFILFSYLYIGYALSKVATVQERVKAFKTCTAHLSLVAIYFVPILITFTLMEKIHPNARIINLSLTSVFPPMLNPIIYVLQTQEIKESVKKLFKIKVQSKITIKKVNTM; encoded by the coding sequence ATGAACTTATTCAATTCTGGTCTTGGGAAAAACATCTCTTTTGTGCGTCCAGCATATTTCATAATAAGTGGTTTATCTGGCATCCCAAATATCAAGTATTActatgtctttctcttttttgtttatattgtttcgGTGCTGGGAAACACAGCTGTAATGACCGTAATATATCTGGATCGTAATCTGAGAACTCCAAAATACATTGCAGTTTTTAATTTAGCTTTTGTGGACCTGTTTGGTAGTTCTGCTCTGGTGCCGAAGGttcttgacatttttctgtttgaccATCGCTACATCTCCTACAACGACTGCTTGGcattcctttttttctgcttcaccTGCCTTTCAATGCAGGCTCTTAATCTGGTTGCACTCGCCTATGACAGACTGATAGCCATCATCTTCCCACTGCACTATCAAGTGAAGGTGACCCACAGGTTCATGCTGTCTTTGATCGTCTCTTTCTGGGTATTTGTAGTTACTGTTGTACTTATTGCAGCTGGCCTTCTTACAAGACTTTCCTTCTGTAAGTCTGTGGTTATTAACAGCTATTTCTGTGACCATGGCCAGATATACCGGCTGGCCTGCAATGATTATACACCCAGCTTTGTCATTAGTGTTTTGTTACCATTTCTTATTATTTGGCTTCCTCTGATATTCATCTTGTTTAGTTATCTATATATTGGCTATGCATTGTCTAAAGTGGCCACAGTTCAGGAAAGAGTGAAGGCCTTTAAAACCTGCACAGCTCATCTTTCATTAGTGGCGATCTATTTTGTCCCAATATTAATCACATTTACCCTGATGGAAAAAATACATCCAAATGCCAGGATCATAAACCTGTCTCTGACCTCCGTCTTCCCTCCCATGTTGAACCCAATCATTTATGTTCTGCAGACACAAGAAATCAAAGAATCTgtaaaaaagttgtttaaaatCAAGGTACAATCCAAAATTACAATTAAGAAAGTAAACACAATGtga
- the LOC139295815 gene encoding olfactory receptor 52K1-like produces MEFFNSALGKNITFVRPAYFIISGFIGISNIKYYYVFLFFVYIVSVLGNTAVMAVIYLDHNLRTPKYIAVFNLAFVDLFGSSALVPKVLDIFLFDHRYISYNDCLAFLFFCYTCLSMQALNLVALSYDRLIAIIFPLHYQVKVTHRFMLSLIVSFWVFVVTVVLIAAGLLTRLSFCKSVVINSYFCDHGQIYRLACNDKTPTSVIGKLLPLLILWLPLIFILFSYLYIGYALSKVATVQERVKAFKTCTAHLSLVAIYFVPILITFTLMGSIHPNARIVNLSLTSIFPPMLNPIIYVLQTQEIKESVKKILKIRKQSKITVEKVIIK; encoded by the coding sequence ATGGAGTTTTTCAACTCAGCTCTTGGGAAAAACATCACTTTTGTGCGTCCTGCATATTTCATAATAAGTGGTTTTATTGGCATATCTAATATCAAGTATTActatgtctttctcttttttgtttatattgtttcaGTGCTGGGAAACACAGCTGTAATGGCCGTAATATATCTGGATCATAATCTGAGAACTCCAAAATACATTGCAGTTTTTAATTTAGCTTTTGTGGACCTGTTTGGTAGTTCTGCTCTGGTGCCGAAGGttcttgacatttttctgtttgaccATCGCTACATCTCCTACAACGACTGCTTGGcattcctttttttctgctaCACCTGCCTTTCAATGCAGGCTCTTAATCTGGTTGCACTCTCCTATGACAGACTGATAGCCATCATCTTCCCACTGCACTATCAAGTGAAGGTGACCCACAGATTCATGCTGTCTTTGATCGTCTCTTTCTGGGTATTTGTAGTTACTGTTGTACTTATTGCAGCTGGCCTTCTTACAAGACTTTCCTTCTGTAAGTCTGTGGTTATTAACAGCTATTTCTGTGACCATGGCCAGATATACCGGCTGGCCTGCAATGACAAAACTCCCACCTCTGTCATTGGAAAGTTGTTACCACTTCTTATTCTTTGGCTTCCATTGATATTCATCTTGTTTAGTTATCTATATATTGGCTATGCATTGTCTAAAGTGGCCACAGTTCAGGAAAGAGTGAAGGCCTTTAAAACCTGCACAGCTCATCTTTCATTAGTGGCGATCTATTTTGTCCCAATATTAATCACATTTACCTTGATGGGAAGTATACATCCAAATGCCAGGATCGTAAACCTGTCTCTGACCTCCATATTTCCTCCCATGTTGAACCCAATCATTTATGTTCTGCAGACACAAGAAATCAAAGaatctgtgaaaaaaatattaaaaatcagaaaacagtcCAAAATTACAGTGGAGAAAGTAATCATAAAATGA
- the LOC139295458 gene encoding LOW QUALITY PROTEIN: olfactory receptor 1E16-like (The sequence of the model RefSeq protein was modified relative to this genomic sequence to represent the inferred CDS: deleted 2 bases in 1 codon), which yields MVYAQKIIGILLKIREYEASLCLTIIQFLWKGYFDYLSVLPFRCLYWDEVVSTNFTLPACHEIFIKLRGCCLCSSHRQGHLVSMFQVDENYTRVSEFVIVGFPSLQPEYFDLVAWFFFFLYVTTVVGNLLLVAVFALEHSLQKPMYIVMVSLALSDIGFTTVALPKLVARYWWNDGSLGFHTCLFQEHMIHYFGSLNSLILLTMALDRYLAICFPLRYPMMMTNQTMTGLTLFFWVVAHIFPGISTINLTMMPFCGHNQIIHAFCDTMSLTALVCGDTSQGYSAAFAGAMFILYVPLAFIIFSYICIIISVLRMASRQGRMTTFSTCATQGCIISIYYIPRFFVYATPFFPNLTMTPDKRIVTTLFYSLFPPLINPFIYCLRTKEIKQIFTRWVQKRRGITPMKRGQIVTVTKSN from the exons ATGGTTTATG CTCAGAAAATCATTGGGATTCTGTTAAAAATAAGAGAATACGAAGCTTCATTATGTCTTACTATTATACAGTTTTTATGGAAAGGTTACTTTGACTACCTGAGTGTGCTACCTTTT CGTTGCCTCTACTGGGACGAAGTTGTATCAACAAACTTTACTCTTCCTGCCTGTCACGAAATCTTTATAAAACTGAGAGGCTGCTGCTTGTGTTCGTCACACCGTCAAGGCCATCTGGTAAG TATGTTTCAGGTGGATGAGAACTACACCCGTGTGTCAGAGTTTGTTATTGTGGGCTTCCCAAGTCTCCAGCCGGAGTATTTTGACCTAGTGGCgtggttcttcttcttcctctatgTGACCACAGTGGTGGGCAACCTTCTGCTGGTAGCGGTGTTTGCTTTGGAGCACAGTCTCCAGAAGCCCATGTACATCGTCATGGTCAGCCTGGCCCTCTCAGACATCG GCTTTACAACAGTGGCTTTACCCAAACTAGTTGCTCGTTACTGGTGGAATGATGGAAGTCTTGGCTTTCACACTTGCCTCTTCCAAGAGCACATGATCCACTATTTTGGCTCCTTGAACTCCCTGATTTTACTCACCATGGCCCTGGACCGATATCTGGCcatctgttttcctctcag atACCCGATGATGATGACAAACCAAACCATGACCGGCCTCACGCTCTTCTTCTGGGTGGTGGCGCACATCTTCCCCGGCATTAGCACCATCAACCTCACCATGATGCCGTTCTGTGGGCACAACCAAATCATACACGCCTTCTGCGACACCATGTCTCTCACAGCTCTAGTGTGTGGGGACACCAGCCAAGGATACAGCGCCGCCTTTGCTGGAGCGATGTTCATCCTTTATGTTCCTTTAGCCTTCATCATCTTCTCTTACATTTGCATCATCATCTCAGTATTGCGCATGGCCAGTAGACAG GGCAGAATGACGACCTTCTCTACCTGTGCCACCCAGGGCTGTATCATCTCTATTTACTACATACCACGTTTCTTTGTCTACGCCACACCTTTCTTCCCGAACCTGACGATGACCCCTGACAAGCGCATAGTCACCACCCTCTTCTACAGTCTTTTCCCTCCACTGATCAACCCGTTCATCTACTGCCTGAGAACCAAGGAGATCAAGCAAATATTCACACGCTGGGTCCAGAAACGGAGGGGCATTACGCCTATGAAGCGTGGCCAAATTGTCACTGTCACCAAGTCAAACTGA
- the ubl3a gene encoding ubiquitin-like protein 3a, protein MTGSTPADMINLRLILVSGKTKEFLFSPNDSAADIAKHVYDNWPMDWEEEQVSSPNILRLIYQGRFLHGNVTLGALKLPLGKTTVMHLVARETLPEPNSQGQRNREKTGESNCCVIL, encoded by the exons ATAAACCTGCGGCTTATTTTAGTCAGCGGGAAGACGAAAGaattcctcttctctcccaaCGACTCGGCAGCAGACATTGCCAAACATGTCTATGACAACTGGCCGATGG actgggaggaagagcaggtcAGCAGTCCTAACATCCTGAGGCTGATCTACCAGGGCCGCTTTCTACACGGCAACGTAACACTAGGag CTCTCAAACTGCCCTTGGGGAAGACCACAGTGATGCATTTAGTTGCCAGAGAGACTTTGCCTGAGCCAAATTCCCAAG GTCAGAGGAATAGAGAGAAGACCGGAGAGAGTAACTGCTGTGTCATTCTGTAA